From one Candidatus Methylomirabilota bacterium genomic stretch:
- a CDS encoding PfkB family carbohydrate kinase: protein MVSADGARLLRAVEAFQGKTVLVLGDMVADEYVYGKPARISREAPVLILRYLSRDVRLGGAANACHNLHTLGARVLPLGVVGADWAGGALRALFGELGVTAEGLVTVADRATPVKTRIMAGGYVATRQQLCRIDREPEGPLPVTAEAALLERLRTWAPRVDAVVLSDYGYETIGGQLLDEVRQLDGGGVIVSADSRYDLLRFGEITAATPNEPEVEQLLGISLDGDKAVEEAGWRLLARLSTRLLLVTRGSKGLALFERGGDATFIPIYGSDEIADVTGAGDTVISTFTLALAAGAGPLEAARLSNYAGGVVVMKRGTAPVTRGELCEAIRQDARAGSRDDREGPRS from the coding sequence GTGGTTAGCGCCGACGGCGCGCGTCTGCTTCGCGCCGTCGAGGCGTTCCAGGGCAAGACCGTCCTAGTCCTCGGCGACATGGTCGCCGACGAATACGTCTACGGCAAGCCGGCGCGGATCTCCCGCGAAGCCCCGGTCCTCATTCTCCGCTACCTGTCCCGCGACGTTCGCCTCGGCGGCGCCGCCAACGCGTGTCACAACCTGCATACTCTGGGAGCCCGCGTGCTTCCCCTCGGAGTGGTGGGCGCCGACTGGGCCGGAGGCGCTCTCCGCGCGCTGTTCGGGGAGCTCGGGGTCACCGCCGAGGGGCTGGTGACGGTGGCCGACCGCGCGACGCCGGTCAAGACGCGGATCATGGCCGGGGGCTACGTCGCGACGCGACAGCAGCTCTGCCGGATCGATCGGGAGCCCGAGGGGCCGCTGCCGGTGACGGCCGAGGCGGCGCTGCTGGAGCGCTTGCGGACGTGGGCCCCCCGAGTCGACGCGGTCGTGCTGTCCGACTACGGGTACGAGACGATCGGCGGGCAGCTTCTCGACGAGGTCCGGCAGCTCGACGGGGGTGGCGTCATCGTCAGCGCCGACTCGCGGTACGACCTGCTCCGCTTCGGCGAGATCACGGCGGCCACACCCAACGAGCCGGAGGTGGAGCAGCTCCTCGGCATCTCGCTCGACGGTGACAAGGCCGTCGAGGAGGCCGGCTGGCGGCTCCTCGCGCGGCTCTCGACCCGCCTCCTGCTCGTGACCCGCGGCTCCAAGGGCCTCGCCCTCTTCGAGCGGGGCGGCGACGCGACCTTCATCCCCATCTACGGCAGTGACGAGATCGCCGACGTGACCGGGGCGGGCGATACGGTCATCAGCACGTTCACCCTCGCGTTGGCCGCCGGCGCCGGACCCCTGGAGGCTGCCCGTCTGTCGAATTACGCCGGCGGCGTCGTGGTCATGAAGCGCGGCACGGCACCCGTCACACGGGGCGAGCTGTGCGAGGCCATTCGGCAGGACGCGCGCGCCGGCAGCCGGGATGACCGGGAAGGTCCTCGCTCTTGA
- a CDS encoding adenylyltransferase/cytidyltransferase family protein has translation MTGKVLALEQVRAVAAAARARDRRIVLANGCFDLLHVGHVRYLAAARALGDILIVGLNSDASVRRLKGPGRPLMPAAERAELLAALAAVDHVVIFDDDTADGLVRLLRPAVHAKGTDYSPESVPEAATVRDSGGEVAIAGDDKRHSSRDLIAEILARFGAPGP, from the coding sequence ATGACCGGGAAGGTCCTCGCTCTTGAGCAGGTCCGCGCGGTGGCGGCCGCCGCCCGCGCGCGAGACCGCCGCATCGTCCTGGCCAACGGATGCTTCGATCTCCTCCACGTGGGCCACGTCCGCTACCTCGCCGCCGCGCGGGCCCTGGGCGACATCCTCATCGTGGGCCTCAACTCCGACGCCTCCGTCCGGCGACTGAAGGGCCCCGGCCGTCCCCTCATGCCCGCCGCCGAGCGGGCCGAGCTTCTGGCAGCGCTGGCGGCCGTCGACCATGTGGTGATCTTCGACGATGACACCGCCGACGGCCTGGTGAGGCTGCTGCGCCCTGCCGTGCACGCCAAGGGCACCGACTACAGTCCCGAGTCCGTCCCCGAGGCAGCCACGGTCCGGGACAGCGGCGGAGAGGTCGCGATCGCGGGGGACGACAAGCGCCACTCGAGCCGCGACCTCATCGCCGAGATCCTCGCCCGATTCGGCGCGCCCGGGCCGTGA